From the genome of Haloterrigena sp. KLK7, one region includes:
- the icd gene encoding isocitrate dehydrogenase (NADP(+)): MSYDKIEVPEAGEKITLKEGSEDEIEVPDNPIIPIIHGDGIGKDVGPAAQKVLEAAAEATGREISWMRVYAGESAREKYGEDVNLPDETVDAIEEHRVAIKGPLTTPVGAGFRSLNVALRQTLDLYANVRPTYYLDGVPSPMKAPEEMDMVTFRENTEDVYAGIEWEAGTDEVEQVREFVEDEMGFDETMHDGPIGIGLKPITEKGSKRLVREAIDYALEHDRDKVTLVHKGNIMKFTEGQFGDWGMEVADEEYPDEEVFAAPDSLWETQDEVDIPEDAVMVEERLADAMLQWMQLRTDEFDVLAMPNLNGDYLSDAAGAQIGGLGIAPGGNFGKGRMLAEPVHGSAPKRAGQDMANPTAMILSGRLMFDYLGWDDAADLIRDAVEETISSGKVTYDLERQLEDAEKLGTSEYTDEIVDTIEKLS, from the coding sequence ATGAGCTACGACAAGATCGAGGTCCCCGAAGCGGGGGAGAAGATCACGCTGAAAGAGGGTTCCGAGGACGAGATCGAGGTGCCCGACAACCCGATCATCCCGATTATCCACGGCGACGGTATCGGGAAGGACGTCGGTCCCGCCGCACAGAAGGTCCTCGAGGCCGCCGCCGAGGCGACCGGTCGCGAGATCAGCTGGATGCGCGTCTACGCCGGCGAAAGCGCCCGCGAGAAGTACGGTGAGGACGTCAACCTGCCCGACGAGACCGTCGACGCGATCGAGGAACACCGCGTCGCCATCAAGGGCCCGCTGACGACCCCCGTCGGCGCCGGCTTCCGGTCGCTGAACGTCGCGCTGCGACAGACGCTGGACCTCTACGCCAACGTCCGTCCGACCTACTACCTCGACGGCGTCCCGTCGCCGATGAAGGCGCCCGAGGAGATGGACATGGTGACCTTCCGGGAGAACACCGAGGACGTCTACGCCGGCATCGAGTGGGAAGCCGGAACCGACGAGGTCGAGCAGGTCCGGGAGTTCGTCGAGGACGAGATGGGCTTCGACGAGACGATGCACGACGGTCCCATCGGTATCGGCCTCAAGCCGATCACCGAGAAGGGGTCGAAGCGACTCGTCCGCGAGGCCATCGACTACGCCCTCGAGCACGACCGCGACAAGGTCACGCTCGTCCACAAGGGCAACATCATGAAGTTCACCGAGGGGCAGTTCGGCGACTGGGGCATGGAGGTCGCCGACGAGGAGTACCCCGACGAGGAGGTCTTCGCCGCGCCCGACTCGCTGTGGGAGACCCAGGACGAGGTCGACATCCCGGAGGACGCCGTCATGGTCGAGGAGCGCCTCGCCGACGCGATGCTCCAGTGGATGCAGCTGCGCACCGACGAGTTCGACGTGCTCGCGATGCCCAACCTCAACGGTGACTACCTCTCCGACGCCGCCGGCGCCCAGATCGGCGGCCTCGGCATCGCGCCCGGCGGCAACTTCGGCAAGGGCCGCATGCTCGCGGAACCCGTCCACGGCTCCGCGCCCAAGCGCGCCGGCCAGGACATGGCCAACCCGACCGCGATGATCCTCTCCGGCCGACTCATGTTCGACTACCTCGGCTGGGACGACGCCGCCGACCTGATCCGCGACGCCGTCGAGGAGACCATCTCCTCGGGCAAGGTCACCTACGACTTAGAGCGCCAGCTCGAGGACGCCGAGAAGCTCGGTACCAGCGAGTACACCGACGAGATCGTCGACACCATCGAGAAGCTCTCGTAG
- a CDS encoding divalent metal cation transporter, with amino-acid sequence MATESQSSNSRGIGRIGTHLERLGPTWLAGAIAAGPATMGSLLVAGASFEYALLWVVVLSAVLGTVGQYLAMRLGLLTEAGIVSVAERHLGSFWAWVLVVDAVLAAGLAQIVIMKTLASVSATMAAEAGVGVAALTDPRFWGIAWALLLALGLAGGGYRFAEAGAKVLVSIVVVAFLAAAFVAPIDPAAAAGGLVPAMPAGVDGALVAAGILGGAVHITLLTMQSYTMRARGWTVRDADTALVDVASSMLLAFGAFSLAVFLVAASVLPSAGVDPATIDGVGAAQTLGPVAGEYATWVFLAGLLGAAVSTLGGNTIVPPYLLADKLGWERSTDDGRYRAAIAGFALVSAVGAFLGGTFFQLLVLTLAFGLVGTPFAIAVLLVLLNDPDVVPETNSLPANVGGIALFVVAAVLAGEFVQDELETITEPASAFVVVFAAAMALAIVGLAGKYGRDRLAA; translated from the coding sequence ATGGCAACCGAGTCGCAGTCATCGAACTCCCGAGGAATCGGACGCATCGGAACGCACCTCGAGCGGTTGGGGCCGACGTGGCTCGCCGGCGCGATCGCGGCGGGGCCCGCGACGATGGGCAGCCTGCTGGTCGCGGGGGCGAGCTTCGAGTACGCGCTGCTGTGGGTCGTCGTCCTCTCGGCGGTCCTCGGCACCGTCGGTCAGTATCTCGCGATGCGGTTGGGGCTGCTCACCGAGGCGGGGATCGTCTCGGTCGCCGAACGACACCTCGGCTCGTTCTGGGCGTGGGTGCTCGTGGTCGACGCCGTGCTCGCCGCGGGGTTAGCCCAGATCGTGATCATGAAGACGCTCGCGTCGGTCAGCGCGACGATGGCCGCCGAAGCGGGCGTCGGCGTCGCCGCGCTGACCGATCCGCGCTTCTGGGGGATCGCGTGGGCCCTCCTCCTCGCGCTGGGACTCGCGGGCGGCGGCTACCGCTTCGCGGAGGCCGGGGCCAAGGTGCTCGTCTCGATCGTCGTCGTCGCGTTCCTCGCGGCTGCGTTCGTCGCACCGATCGATCCCGCCGCGGCGGCGGGCGGACTGGTCCCCGCGATGCCCGCGGGCGTCGACGGCGCGCTCGTCGCCGCGGGCATCCTCGGCGGCGCGGTCCACATCACGCTGCTGACGATGCAGAGCTACACGATGCGCGCCCGCGGCTGGACCGTCCGCGACGCGGACACCGCACTCGTCGACGTCGCGAGTTCGATGCTCCTCGCGTTCGGCGCCTTCAGCCTCGCGGTCTTTCTCGTCGCGGCGAGCGTCCTCCCGTCGGCCGGCGTCGACCCCGCGACGATCGACGGCGTGGGCGCCGCACAGACGCTGGGCCCGGTCGCCGGCGAGTACGCCACCTGGGTGTTCCTCGCCGGCCTCCTCGGGGCCGCGGTGTCGACCCTCGGCGGGAACACGATCGTCCCGCCGTACCTGCTCGCCGACAAACTCGGCTGGGAGCGCTCCACCGACGACGGCCGCTACCGCGCCGCGATCGCCGGCTTCGCGCTCGTCTCCGCCGTCGGCGCGTTCCTCGGCGGGACGTTCTTCCAGTTGCTCGTGCTCACGCTGGCGTTCGGGCTCGTCGGGACGCCCTTCGCCATCGCCGTGCTCCTCGTGCTCCTGAACGACCCCGACGTCGTCCCCGAGACGAACTCGCTGCCCGCCAACGTCGGCGGGATCGCCCTGTTCGTCGTCGCCGCCGTCCTCGCGGGCGAGTTCGTTCAGGATGAACTCGAGACGATTACCGAACCGGCCTCGGCCTTCGTCGTCGTCTTCGCCGCCGCGATGGCGCTGGCGATCGTCGGCCTCGCCGGCAAATACGGTCGCGATCGGCTCGCGGCGTGA
- the map gene encoding type II methionyl aminopeptidase translates to MAESEVDLESEKYEKHREAGEILAQVREEAAERVEVGTSHLEVAEFAEDRIRELGGEPAFPVNISIDEEAAHATPSIGDETTFGEEMVNLDIGVHVDGWLADTAITVDLSGNPELAEASEQALEAALDIIEPGIDTGDIGAEIEDVIEGYGYNPVVNLTGHGLGHWEQHTSPNIPNRAVSQGTTLETGDVVAIEPFATDGGGKVSEGASEEIFALEREGSVRNRQAREALEQITEEFRTLPFATRWLETDRAEMALRRLKRNDIVHGYPVLKEDDGYLVSQKEHTIIVTEDGCEVTTASD, encoded by the coding sequence ATGGCCGAATCCGAGGTGGACTTAGAGTCCGAGAAGTACGAGAAGCACCGCGAGGCGGGAGAGATCCTCGCGCAGGTGCGCGAAGAGGCAGCCGAGCGCGTCGAGGTCGGCACGAGTCACCTCGAGGTCGCCGAGTTCGCCGAGGACCGCATCCGCGAACTCGGCGGCGAACCCGCCTTCCCGGTCAACATCTCGATCGACGAGGAGGCGGCCCACGCGACGCCGTCGATCGGCGACGAGACGACGTTCGGCGAGGAGATGGTCAACCTCGACATCGGCGTCCACGTCGACGGCTGGCTGGCCGACACCGCGATCACCGTCGATCTCTCGGGCAATCCGGAGCTCGCCGAGGCCTCCGAGCAGGCCCTCGAGGCCGCTCTCGATATCATCGAACCGGGCATCGACACCGGCGACATCGGCGCCGAGATCGAGGACGTCATCGAGGGCTACGGCTACAACCCCGTCGTCAACCTGACCGGACACGGACTGGGGCACTGGGAGCAACACACCAGCCCGAACATCCCTAACCGCGCCGTCTCGCAGGGAACGACCCTCGAGACCGGCGACGTCGTCGCCATCGAGCCGTTCGCGACCGACGGCGGCGGCAAGGTCAGCGAGGGCGCAAGCGAGGAGATCTTCGCCTTAGAGCGCGAGGGCTCCGTCCGCAACCGACAGGCCCGCGAGGCCTTGGAACAGATCACTGAGGAGTTCCGCACGCTGCCGTTCGCGACCCGATGGCTCGAGACCGACCGCGCGGAGATGGCGCTGCGACGGCTCAAGCGCAACGACATCGTCCACGGGTACCCCGTTCTCAAGGAGGACGACGGCTATCTCGTCAGCCAGAAGGAGCACACGATCATCGTCACCGAAGACGGCTGTGAGGTCACGACGGCGTCCGACTGA
- a CDS encoding GNAT family N-acetyltransferase → MVEVRVADTERAREDAFAVRRTVFVEEQGVDEELEYDEHDATATHFAAYDGDEPVGAARLRAYEDGVGKVERVAVLESHREAGVGRAVMAALEEQAQREGLESLKLHAQTRAAGFYRSLGYERYGEEFEEAGIPHVAMRKSLE, encoded by the coding sequence ATGGTCGAGGTACGCGTCGCCGACACGGAGCGAGCGCGCGAGGACGCCTTCGCCGTCAGGCGAACGGTGTTCGTCGAGGAGCAGGGCGTCGACGAGGAACTCGAGTACGACGAGCACGACGCGACGGCGACCCACTTCGCGGCCTACGACGGCGACGAGCCGGTCGGCGCCGCCCGCCTGCGAGCGTACGAGGACGGCGTCGGCAAGGTCGAGCGCGTCGCGGTGCTCGAGTCGCACCGCGAGGCGGGCGTCGGTCGCGCGGTGATGGCCGCTCTCGAGGAGCAGGCACAGCGGGAAGGACTCGAGTCCCTCAAACTGCACGCGCAGACTCGCGCCGCCGGGTTCTATCGCAGTCTGGGCTACGAACGGTACGGCGAGGAGTTCGAGGAGGCCGGGATTCCACACGTGGCAATGCGGAAATCGCTCGAGTGA
- a CDS encoding alpha/beta fold hydrolase, whose protein sequence is MTDDRDPSATPRRAFLAGTVGTGLIGTTAAAVGDENGRGKGEGKRNRGGRKGRADGSETGPPTAHDLTMDDGHRLRVWERTTAADPAEAVIFVHGMTYGALSMFEPPVAEGFGWLPYAATQGQATFAPDMRGYGDTELPPEYDEPPEANGPPLSFEREALDILELTRWLREDRGFDRIHYVGLSGGTWRGRAVYELGDPDYATVTLAGGSFDTLEVGADPEGPAYLTQERSEFIDRWNAELPEGADRDYWIGGEEYTADEVQAAVWEAIYETNQAIGDGEASETPREGGETADEETIIAPLVVQESEYHPRQIDDPTLVIRASSDGIISRAGALNLYDAVGAIDHRKRYVEIGGGTHFVFLERKRRELFDAVRRFQTRY, encoded by the coding sequence ATGACAGACGATCGCGATCCATCGGCGACGCCCAGACGAGCGTTTCTCGCGGGAACCGTCGGAACGGGGCTGATCGGGACCACCGCGGCCGCGGTCGGAGACGAGAACGGCCGTGGGAAAGGCGAAGGGAAACGAAACCGGGGCGGGCGGAAGGGACGAGCGGACGGCTCCGAGACGGGGCCGCCGACCGCCCACGATCTGACGATGGACGACGGCCACCGACTTCGGGTCTGGGAGCGGACGACCGCCGCCGACCCCGCCGAGGCCGTCATCTTCGTCCACGGGATGACCTACGGCGCGCTATCGATGTTCGAACCGCCCGTCGCCGAGGGCTTCGGCTGGCTCCCGTACGCCGCGACCCAGGGGCAGGCGACGTTCGCCCCCGATATGCGCGGCTACGGCGACACCGAACTCCCGCCCGAGTACGACGAACCGCCGGAAGCGAACGGGCCGCCGCTGTCGTTCGAACGCGAGGCGCTCGATATCCTCGAGTTGACCCGCTGGCTCCGGGAGGACCGCGGCTTCGATCGCATCCACTACGTCGGCCTCTCCGGCGGGACCTGGCGCGGTCGCGCGGTGTACGAACTCGGCGACCCCGACTACGCGACGGTCACGCTCGCCGGCGGCTCGTTCGACACCCTCGAGGTCGGCGCCGATCCCGAGGGTCCCGCGTACCTGACTCAGGAGCGGTCGGAATTCATCGACCGGTGGAACGCGGAACTCCCCGAGGGTGCCGACCGCGACTACTGGATCGGCGGCGAGGAGTACACCGCCGACGAGGTCCAAGCCGCGGTCTGGGAGGCGATCTACGAGACGAATCAGGCGATCGGCGACGGCGAGGCGTCGGAGACGCCTCGAGAGGGCGGTGAAACCGCCGACGAGGAGACGATCATCGCCCCGCTCGTGGTGCAGGAAAGCGAGTACCACCCGCGGCAGATCGACGATCCGACGCTCGTGATCCGCGCCTCGAGCGACGGGATCATCTCCCGGGCGGGCGCGCTGAACCTGTACGACGCCGTCGGTGCGATCGATCACCGGAAACGGTACGTCGAGATCGGCGGCGGGACGCACTTCGTCTTCCTCGAGCGCAAGCGCCGGGAACTCTTCGACGCCGTGAGACGGTTCCAGACCAGATACTGA
- a CDS encoding redoxin domain-containing protein has product MPPTVGDELPDFEALLCDGETFRSTALSAALGERGGVLISTGFAFSAIAQNWWTQFVRAGWGAFEDVAVLGVSRDGPYAQNEFLRWLDEPAFRFFADVNGEIGESLDLLVDRDHMADVATPWRSAFVVDADREVRYAFVADDWISPLPLEEIEDAIASL; this is encoded by the coding sequence ATGCCACCGACCGTCGGCGACGAACTCCCCGACTTCGAGGCGCTGCTGTGCGACGGCGAGACGTTCCGCTCGACGGCGCTGTCCGCGGCGCTCGGCGAGCGCGGCGGCGTCCTGATAAGCACCGGCTTCGCGTTCAGCGCGATCGCACAGAACTGGTGGACGCAGTTCGTCCGCGCCGGCTGGGGCGCGTTCGAGGACGTCGCCGTCCTCGGTGTCAGCCGAGACGGGCCCTACGCGCAAAACGAGTTCCTGCGCTGGCTGGACGAGCCCGCGTTCCGCTTCTTCGCCGACGTGAACGGCGAGATCGGTGAGTCGCTGGACCTGCTGGTCGACCGCGATCACATGGCCGACGTCGCGACGCCGTGGCGCTCGGCGTTCGTCGTCGACGCCGACCGCGAGGTCCGGTACGCCTTCGTCGCGGACGACTGGATCTCGCCGCTGCCGCTCGAGGAGATCGAAGACGCAATCGCGAGTCTCTAA
- a CDS encoding tRNA (N(6)-L-threonylcarbamoyladenosine(37)-C(2))-methylthiotransferase has product MARYHIETYGCTSNRGESREIERRLRDAGHYRVDGADEADVAILNTCTVVEKTERNMLRRAEELSEETADLFITGCMALAQGEEFRAADVDGQVLHWDEVPEAVTNGECPTTTPDAEPILDGVVGILPIARGCMSDCSYCITKQATGKIDSPPIGENVEKARALIHAGAKEIRITGQDTGVYGWDEGERKLHRLLEAICEIEGDFRVRVGMANPKGVHGIREELAAVFAEYDELYDFLHAPVQSGSNDVLGDMRRQHQVEEYVEVVETFDDVLDYWTLSTDFIVGFPTETDRDHAQSMALLRETRPEKINVTRFSKRPGTDAAEMKGLGGTVKKERSKEMSEVKREIVREAYADMVGEVREDCLVVEQGTADSVKCRDSAYRQVIVQNASEYGLEPGDFVDLEVTAHETMYAFGEPV; this is encoded by the coding sequence ATGGCCCGGTATCACATCGAAACCTACGGCTGTACGTCCAACCGCGGGGAGAGCCGCGAGATCGAGCGCCGGCTCCGCGATGCGGGCCATTACCGCGTCGACGGTGCGGACGAAGCCGACGTCGCCATCCTCAACACCTGTACCGTCGTCGAGAAGACCGAGCGGAACATGCTCCGCCGGGCCGAAGAGCTCTCCGAGGAGACCGCGGACCTCTTCATCACCGGCTGTATGGCCCTCGCACAGGGCGAGGAGTTCCGCGCGGCCGACGTCGACGGCCAGGTGCTCCACTGGGACGAAGTACCGGAAGCCGTCACGAACGGCGAGTGTCCGACGACGACGCCCGACGCCGAACCGATCTTGGACGGCGTCGTCGGCATCCTCCCCATCGCTCGGGGCTGTATGTCCGACTGTTCGTACTGCATCACGAAGCAGGCGACCGGCAAGATCGACTCGCCGCCGATCGGGGAAAACGTCGAGAAGGCCCGCGCGCTGATCCACGCCGGCGCGAAGGAAATTCGGATTACGGGGCAGGACACCGGCGTCTACGGCTGGGACGAGGGCGAGCGAAAGCTCCACCGACTGCTCGAGGCGATCTGCGAGATCGAGGGCGACTTCCGGGTGCGCGTGGGGATGGCCAACCCGAAGGGCGTCCACGGCATCCGCGAGGAACTCGCCGCGGTGTTCGCGGAGTACGACGAACTCTACGACTTCCTGCACGCGCCCGTCCAGTCCGGATCGAACGACGTGCTCGGCGACATGCGCCGCCAGCACCAGGTCGAGGAGTACGTCGAGGTCGTCGAGACCTTCGACGACGTCCTGGACTACTGGACGCTCTCGACGGACTTCATCGTCGGGTTCCCCACTGAGACCGACCGCGATCACGCCCAGTCGATGGCGCTGCTGCGCGAGACCCGCCCCGAGAAGATCAACGTCACCCGCTTCTCGAAGCGCCCCGGCACGGACGCCGCCGAGATGAAGGGGTTGGGCGGCACGGTCAAGAAGGAGCGCTCGAAGGAGATGAGCGAAGTCAAGCGCGAGATCGTCCGCGAGGCCTACGCCGACATGGTCGGCGAGGTCCGCGAGGACTGTCTCGTCGTCGAGCAGGGAACCGCCGACTCCGTGAAGTGTCGCGACTCGGCGTACCGGCAGGTTATCGTGCAAAACGCGAGCGAGTACGGCCTCGAGCCCGGCGACTTCGTCGACCTCGAGGTCACGGCCCACGAGACGATGTACGCGTTCGGCGAGCCGGTCTGA
- a CDS encoding glutathione S-transferase N-terminal domain-containing protein: MVTLYQLEGCPYCELVADRLDELDIDYDSVWVEGLHSKRDEVKRISGQRQVPVIVDDEYGVTMAESERIVDYLEQTYA, translated from the coding sequence ATGGTTACGCTGTACCAACTCGAGGGCTGTCCGTACTGCGAGCTCGTCGCCGACCGCCTCGACGAACTCGATATCGACTACGACAGCGTCTGGGTCGAGGGGCTGCACTCGAAGCGCGACGAGGTCAAGCGGATCTCCGGCCAGCGGCAGGTCCCGGTGATCGTCGACGACGAGTACGGCGTCACGATGGCAGAATCCGAGCGGATCGTCGACTACCTCGAGCAGACCTACGCCTGA
- a CDS encoding mechanosensitive ion channel domain-containing protein — protein sequence MSESPSNAERVYVLTRLEELIAAYLSLLDNVATFLLTFALVYAFGRVIVRPLVSAALNYRKTERTLQQGLERVVAIGVIAAAVVVGLSIAGLSFVLDRAAILVAGLTVALGFAAQNVVGNFVSGAFIVTDPSFNIGDWIRWSEQEGVIEDISFRATRVRTFDNEIITVPNSELTANAVTNAVLNDRLRLTFPVAVGYDDDLDAVARILTDAAIDHPEILADPEPTARIAALDDAVQVVASFWIADPDRGTYGRIRSEYAREIVDRLEREGIDLAAASPSALEQAAAVGPRSASRVGPDDTGGNDE from the coding sequence TTGTCCGAGTCCCCGTCGAACGCCGAACGCGTGTACGTGCTGACCAGACTCGAGGAACTGATCGCGGCGTATCTCTCCCTGTTGGACAACGTCGCGACCTTCCTGTTGACGTTCGCGCTGGTGTACGCGTTCGGTCGCGTCATTGTCCGACCGCTCGTGAGCGCCGCGCTGAACTATCGCAAGACGGAACGGACCCTCCAGCAGGGCCTCGAGCGGGTCGTGGCCATCGGCGTGATCGCCGCCGCGGTCGTGGTCGGGCTGTCGATCGCTGGCCTCAGTTTCGTCCTCGATCGAGCGGCGATCCTCGTCGCCGGCCTGACGGTCGCGCTCGGGTTCGCCGCCCAGAACGTGGTCGGCAACTTCGTCAGCGGCGCGTTCATCGTCACCGATCCGAGCTTCAACATCGGCGACTGGATCCGCTGGTCGGAGCAGGAGGGGGTCATCGAGGACATCAGCTTCCGCGCGACGCGAGTCCGGACGTTCGACAACGAGATCATCACGGTCCCGAACTCGGAGTTGACCGCGAACGCGGTCACGAACGCCGTCCTCAACGACCGCCTCCGGTTGACCTTTCCGGTCGCGGTCGGGTACGACGACGATCTCGACGCCGTCGCTCGGATCCTGACCGACGCGGCGATCGACCACCCGGAGATCCTCGCGGACCCGGAGCCGACCGCTCGAATCGCGGCCCTCGACGACGCGGTGCAGGTCGTCGCCTCGTTCTGGATCGCCGACCCCGACCGCGGCACCTACGGTCGCATTCGCTCGGAGTACGCCCGCGAAATCGTCGATCGCCTCGAGCGCGAGGGGATCGATCTCGCCGCCGCGAGCCCGAGCGCCCTCGAACAGGCCGCCGCCGTGGGCCCGCGATCCGCGTCTCGAGTCGGCCCGGACGATACCGGCGGAAACGACGAGTGA
- a CDS encoding HIT domain-containing protein, with product MEQVFAPWRIDWIERDDGNPEIEDCVFCELPALEPDRENLIVARSEHAFVMLNNYPYNPGHAMVIPHAHTGDYTALEDAQLLDHARLKQRTFDALEVALEPDGFNAGLNLGDGAGGSIDDHLHTHVVPRWEGDTNFMPVLSDTSVIVEALADTYDRVREAFAEQPGATVAEEDDAVVLEFE from the coding sequence ATGGAGCAGGTATTCGCACCGTGGCGGATCGACTGGATCGAGCGCGACGACGGAAATCCCGAGATCGAGGACTGCGTCTTCTGTGAACTGCCGGCCCTCGAACCCGACAGGGAGAACCTGATCGTCGCCCGGAGCGAGCACGCGTTCGTCATGCTCAACAATTACCCGTATAACCCGGGTCACGCGATGGTTATTCCTCACGCTCATACCGGCGACTACACCGCGCTCGAGGACGCGCAACTGCTCGATCACGCCCGCTTGAAACAGCGCACCTTCGACGCGCTCGAGGTCGCCCTCGAACCGGACGGCTTCAACGCCGGCTTGAACCTCGGCGACGGGGCCGGCGGCTCCATCGACGACCACCTCCACACCCACGTCGTGCCCCGCTGGGAGGGCGACACCAACTTCATGCCCGTCCTGAGCGACACGTCGGTGATCGTCGAGGCGCTCGCCGACACCTACGATCGCGTCCGCGAGGCGTTCGCCGAGCAACCGGGCGCGACCGTCGCCGAGGAGGACGACGCCGTCGTCCTCGAGTTCGAGTGA
- a CDS encoding HD domain-containing protein: MSLELDGLAREVSIPYYEVALPAHDSFHANRVRDVALRLANECEGTVDRDVLAAAAWLHDIGRPAERTGEIEDHDEWGAGEAAALLAGEEVSADRIAAIEHCVRAHSIRSSSPEPETLEAKLLFDADKLDAAGAVGIVRLACIVGERSGRTGEKYAVIDDSSVQRAATADGPDVALLREWARERLDELYTDPARRLGASRWEFTESFFARFADELGVEGER, translated from the coding sequence ATGAGTCTGGAATTAGACGGGCTCGCTCGAGAGGTATCGATTCCGTATTACGAAGTCGCCCTCCCCGCACACGACAGTTTCCACGCCAATCGCGTCCGCGATGTGGCACTCCGATTAGCGAACGAGTGCGAGGGAACCGTCGATCGAGACGTGCTGGCTGCGGCCGCGTGGTTACACGACATCGGTCGTCCCGCGGAGCGAACGGGGGAGATCGAGGACCACGACGAATGGGGTGCGGGCGAAGCGGCAGCGCTTCTCGCAGGCGAAGAGGTGTCTGCCGACCGAATCGCTGCGATCGAACACTGCGTTCGGGCGCACAGTATTCGGTCTAGCTCTCCGGAGCCCGAGACGCTCGAGGCGAAGTTGCTCTTCGACGCGGACAAGTTGGACGCGGCCGGCGCGGTCGGCATCGTCCGTCTGGCCTGTATCGTCGGCGAACGCTCGGGTCGCACGGGCGAGAAATACGCGGTGATCGACGACTCGTCGGTGCAGCGAGCGGCGACGGCGGACGGTCCGGACGTCGCGCTCCTCCGCGAGTGGGCGCGAGAGCGGCTGGACGAGTTGTATACGGACCCCGCCCGTCGCCTCGGGGCGTCCCGATGGGAGTTCACGGAGTCGTTTTTCGCCCGATTCGCCGACGAACTCGGGGTCGAGGGAGAGCGATAA
- a CDS encoding SDR family oxidoreductase, producing the protein MGDLQNDVVIVTGASRGLGRAMVERASDEGARVVLTARDEERMDEVATDLPGESLVAPADVRDAAAVERVVDRTIEEFGRVDTLVNNAGVSLLGMYDGRTSLEEISEDDWDTVLEVNLKGVFLFTRAVLPHMYEQEQGNVINISSGLGRHAIAGAGPYVSSKWGLEGLTQTIALEGEDRGVNANALDPGGRVDTDIWAHLPDEEREEILDPDVMNDAAVLLAAQGPDGVSGESMPAEEWEQRLG; encoded by the coding sequence ATGGGAGACCTTCAGAACGACGTCGTCATCGTCACGGGCGCCAGCCGCGGCCTCGGTCGCGCGATGGTCGAACGCGCTTCCGACGAGGGCGCTCGCGTCGTGCTCACCGCCCGCGACGAGGAACGGATGGACGAGGTCGCTACCGATCTGCCCGGCGAGTCGCTCGTCGCCCCCGCGGACGTTCGGGACGCCGCCGCCGTCGAACGGGTCGTCGACCGCACGATCGAGGAGTTCGGCCGCGTCGACACGCTGGTCAACAACGCCGGCGTCAGCCTGCTCGGGATGTACGACGGGCGAACCTCGCTCGAGGAGATCAGCGAGGACGACTGGGACACCGTCCTCGAGGTCAACCTCAAGGGCGTCTTCCTCTTCACTCGCGCCGTTCTGCCCCATATGTACGAACAGGAGCAGGGCAACGTCATCAACATCTCCTCGGGACTCGGCCGGCACGCCATCGCCGGCGCGGGCCCCTACGTCAGTTCGAAGTGGGGTCTCGAGGGGCTGACCCAGACGATCGCGCTCGAGGGCGAGGACCGCGGCGTCAACGCCAACGCGCTCGATCCGGGCGGCCGGGTCGACACCGATATCTGGGCGCACCTCCCCGACGAGGAGCGCGAGGAGATCCTCGATCCGGACGTGATGAACGACGCGGCCGTGCTCCTCGCGGCGCAGGGTCCCGACGGCGTCAGCGGCGAGTCGATGCCCGCCGAGGAGTGGGAGCAGCGGCTCGGATAG
- a CDS encoding cupin domain-containing protein, which translates to MEYEVVHTDDVPMTDLSESDDVPPDLRIRALDEVLDTDDVHLKLWYFDPGEEIRYHAHAEQEELYYVLEGEFSLKLGRSGEEEYVEAGPGTFWIAKPEIGHGHRNVGDEEGVVLAIGAPAVEDPGLDPHGLEAETEDE; encoded by the coding sequence ATGGAGTATGAAGTCGTCCACACCGACGACGTCCCGATGACCGATCTCTCGGAGAGCGACGACGTCCCGCCGGACCTGCGCATCCGCGCGCTCGACGAGGTGCTCGACACGGACGACGTCCACCTCAAACTCTGGTACTTCGACCCCGGCGAGGAAATTCGGTATCACGCCCACGCCGAGCAGGAGGAGCTCTATTACGTCCTCGAGGGCGAGTTCTCGCTGAAGCTCGGCCGCTCGGGCGAGGAAGAATACGTCGAGGCCGGACCGGGAACGTTCTGGATCGCCAAACCCGAGATCGGCCACGGCCACCGCAACGTCGGCGACGAGGAGGGCGTCGTGCTCGCCATCGGCGCGCCGGCCGTCGAGGACCCGGGACTGGATCCCCACGGGCTCGAGGCGGAGACGGAGGACGAATAA